In Microbacterium sp. No. 7, the genomic window ACGACGGGCAGCCCGGCGCTCCGCGCGGCGGAGCCGTCTCGCCCGGTGCCGTCCCACCCGGTGCCGTTGCTCCCGGCCCCGTTCCTCCCGGTGCCGTCGCTCCCGGCGCTCCGGCGGCCGGTGCCGTCCCGCCCAGCGACCTGCCGCCGTACGAGCCCCCGCCCGACGAGCCCCCGCCCGACGACGGCTACGCACCGCCGGAGGACCCCTGGGACTCGGCACCGCCGCCCCCGCCGCAGGCATCCCCGTCGTCTCCGCCGCGCTCGGCTTCTCAGAGCTCGGCTTCCCAGGACTCGGCTCCCCGGCCCTCGGCGTCGTCGTCGCGGCCCGGACCGTCCGCGGGCGGCCCGGCGGCGAGCACCGTCGCGGCCCCCGTCACCGAGTGGGCGGTCGCCGCGATCCCGCAGAGCGAACCCGGCGCGTCGGCCGCGCCCTCGACCGGGCTCGCCGTCGACGACGAGCCCGAGGACGCGGAGGCCCCTCCGCCGTCCGCCCTCGTGCGCGAGCGCGAGGCCCTGCGCGACGGCGCGGTCATCGCCGCCGCCGTCCGCGACGAGGCCGACGATGACGATGACGACGACGAGGATGACGACGACGCGCTCGCGCCCCCGGCCGACGCCCCCCTCCCGCCGCGCATCGCGCCCGTCGTGCAGGCGCCCCGGGCGCCCCGCGCGTCGGGCATCGAGCGCGTCGGCGAGGCCGTCGTGCGCCAGATGCTCGGTGCCACGTTCGTGCGCGAAGAGCCCTACAACGCCCCCACGAGGTTCAGCTAGCCCATGTACGACGGCATCGTCCAGGATCTCATCGACGAGTTCGGCCGGCTTCCGGGCATCGGCCCGAAGTCGGCGCAGCGGATCACCTTCCACATCCTGCAGACCCCCACGTTCGACGTGTCGCGCCTTGCCCAGCTGCTCGGCGAGCTGCGCGAGCGCGTGCGGTTCTGCGACGTGTGCGGCAACGTCTCCGAGCAGCAGCGCTGCGCCATCTGTCGCGACCCGCGACGCGACGAGACGCTCATCTGCGTCGTCGAGGACGCCAAGGACGTCGCCGCGATCGAGCGCACCCGCGAGTTCCGCGGGCTCTACCACGTGCTGGGCGGCGCGATCAGCCCGATCGCCGGCATCGGGCCCGACGACCTGCGCATCGCACAGCTGCTGCAGCGCCTGGCCGACGGCACGGTGCAGGAGGTCATCCTCGCGACCAACCCCAATCTGGAGGGCGAGGCGACCGCGACGTATCTCACGCGCATGCTGCGCACGCTGGAGATCAGCGTGACGCGCCTCGCCTCGGGCCTGCCCGTGGGCGGCGACCTGGAGTACGCCGACGAGGTGACGCTCGGCCGCGCCTTCGAGGGACGCCGCCGGGTGTGAGCGGCGTCGCGACCGCGGTCTCGGGCCGCGCCTGGACCCTGTACGCCCTCATGGGCGTGCTGTGGGGCATGCCCTACCTCTTCATCAAGGAGGCCGTCGAGACCTTCTCGCCCGCCGCCGTCGTGGCCGGCCGCACGCTGCTGGGCGCCGTCGTGCTGCTGCCGTTCGCGCTGCGGGCGCGGGCGCTGCGCCCCGCGCTGCGCGTGTGGCCGTGGGTCGCCGCGTTCGCCGCCGTCGAGATGGCCGGCCCGTTCCTGCTGCTCAGCCACGCCGAGCAGACCATCCCGTCGGGACTCACCGGCCTGCTCGTGGCGACCGTGCCGCTGTTCGCCGCGGTCATCGCGGTGCTGCGCGGCGACCGCAGCATGCTGCGACCGCTGCGCATCGCCGGGCTCCTCATCGG contains:
- the recR gene encoding recombination mediator RecR, which translates into the protein MYDGIVQDLIDEFGRLPGIGPKSAQRITFHILQTPTFDVSRLAQLLGELRERVRFCDVCGNVSEQQRCAICRDPRRDETLICVVEDAKDVAAIERTREFRGLYHVLGGAISPIAGIGPDDLRIAQLLQRLADGTVQEVILATNPNLEGEATATYLTRMLRTLEISVTRLASGLPVGGDLEYADEVTLGRAFEGRRRV